The proteins below come from a single Arthrobacter crystallopoietes genomic window:
- a CDS encoding FadR/GntR family transcriptional regulator, producing the protein MKAHETVMNWVTGELSSGRLKIGDHLPSERALAETLKVSRSSLREALRVLEALGTIRAATGSGPRSGTVVTAAPEQALTLALNMQLATSHVEHSHVYEVRLLLETWAAEHSDPSVGDWDSVERLLTLMDDPEILVADFLHLDAEFHVTVSRAAGNPLISTLMDAMRTSIADHTLARARHSAIGRQPPNDCVPSIAQSSMPFAAATA; encoded by the coding sequence ATGAAAGCCCACGAGACAGTGATGAATTGGGTGACCGGAGAACTTTCCAGTGGTCGCCTGAAAATAGGCGACCACCTCCCGAGCGAACGGGCCCTTGCTGAGACGCTAAAAGTGTCTCGAAGCTCGCTACGCGAGGCATTGCGCGTTCTTGAGGCGCTCGGAACGATTCGGGCCGCCACCGGCTCCGGGCCGCGTTCGGGAACTGTTGTCACCGCCGCACCCGAGCAGGCGCTGACGCTCGCGCTCAACATGCAGCTGGCGACCAGCCATGTCGAACACTCGCACGTGTATGAGGTTCGCCTACTGCTTGAAACATGGGCCGCTGAACACTCAGACCCCAGCGTGGGAGACTGGGACTCAGTTGAGCGGCTGCTGACGCTCATGGACGACCCGGAGATCCTCGTCGCAGATTTCCTTCATCTCGACGCCGAGTTTCACGTGACAGTTTCACGGGCTGCTGGAAACCCCCTCATCAGCACCCTCATGGACGCCATGCGCACTTCCATTGCGGATCACACGCTTGCCCGCGCCAGGCACTCAGCAATTGGGAGGCAACCGCCGAACGACTGCGTACCGAGCATCGCGCAATCTTCGATGCCCTTCGCCGCGGCGACCGCGTGA
- a CDS encoding MFS transporter yields MAITTSLDKTKSEDRLNYRVLLGSLSGSVIEWFDFLVYGTVAALVFNKLFFPSDSEFVSTLLAYISFSLTFFFRPLGGVIFAHIGDRIGRKKTLFITLMLMGGGTVAIGLLPDYAAIGIAAPILLILCRILQGLGIGGEWGGALLLAYEYAPKNRRGLYGAVPQMGISLGMLLAAGAVALLTLLPDGQFLTWGWRVPFIASVVLVLVGLWIRNGLDETPEFKRVREAGAQLRLPIKEVLTKHRGAVLVSIGAKAAETGPFYIFGTYVIAYATGVLGARENTVLLAVAAAALVATIWMPIFGRISDSIPRALLYRWSATATILLVVPYYLVINTGATWALFAATVVGFGILWGSVNAILGTLIAENFAPEVRYTGASLGYQLGAAIFGGTAPIVAAWLFEISGGEWWPIAVYVAGCASISIIASFFIKRVAHQDH; encoded by the coding sequence TTGGCGATCACTACATCCTTAGACAAGACAAAGAGCGAAGACAGGCTGAACTACCGGGTGCTGCTGGGCAGTCTCAGCGGCAGCGTCATCGAGTGGTTCGACTTCCTCGTATACGGCACCGTTGCCGCCCTGGTCTTCAACAAGCTTTTCTTCCCGAGCGACAGCGAATTCGTGTCGACTCTGCTCGCCTACATCTCGTTCTCACTCACCTTCTTCTTCCGCCCCTTAGGCGGCGTCATCTTCGCTCATATCGGCGACCGCATCGGACGAAAGAAGACTCTCTTCATCACCTTGATGCTGATGGGCGGCGGAACGGTCGCAATCGGGTTGCTGCCTGACTACGCCGCAATCGGCATCGCAGCGCCAATCCTGCTCATCCTGTGCCGTATTCTTCAAGGTCTCGGCATCGGCGGCGAATGGGGCGGGGCTCTCCTTCTCGCCTACGAGTACGCACCCAAGAACCGCCGGGGACTTTATGGCGCAGTACCGCAGATGGGAATCAGTCTGGGCATGCTGCTCGCTGCCGGCGCCGTCGCTCTCCTTACCCTCCTTCCGGACGGCCAGTTCCTGACGTGGGGCTGGCGCGTGCCGTTCATCGCGAGCGTCGTGCTGGTGCTCGTTGGCCTTTGGATCCGCAACGGCCTCGACGAGACACCCGAATTCAAGCGCGTGCGCGAGGCGGGTGCCCAGCTGCGCCTGCCGATCAAGGAGGTCCTCACAAAGCACCGCGGTGCCGTACTGGTGTCAATCGGCGCGAAGGCCGCCGAAACAGGCCCGTTCTACATCTTCGGCACCTACGTCATCGCCTACGCCACCGGTGTGCTTGGTGCACGTGAGAATACCGTCCTGCTCGCCGTTGCCGCTGCCGCGCTCGTGGCCACTATCTGGATGCCCATCTTCGGCCGCATCTCCGACAGCATTCCCCGCGCCCTGCTCTACCGCTGGTCGGCCACGGCAACAATCCTTCTCGTGGTGCCCTACTACCTCGTGATCAACACGGGCGCGACCTGGGCGCTGTTCGCCGCGACCGTCGTAGGTTTCGGCATCCTATGGGGTAGCGTCAACGCAATCCTTGGCACGCTAATCGCAGAAAACTTCGCACCCGAGGTCCGCTACACCGGGGCCTCGCTCGGCTACCAGCTCGGTGCGGCGATCTTCGGCGGCACCGCCCCGATTGTCGCTGCGTGGCTCTTCGAAATCAGCGGCGGAGAATGGTGGCCCATCGCCGTCTATGTCGCCGGCTGCGCATCGATTTCCATCATCGCTTCCTTCTTCATCAAGCGCGTTGCGCACCAGGACCACTGA
- a CDS encoding alpha-hydroxy acid oxidase, with protein sequence MNRQLPKPAELFELMQFKKPELNGKKRRLEAALTVDDLRRIAKRRTPAAAFDYTDGGAEGEISIQRARQAFEDIEFHPDILRPAQHVDTSTTVLGGLSALPFGIAPTGFTRLMQTEGEVAGAGAAGAAGIPFTLSTLGTTSIEQVKATNPGGRNWFQLYVMREREISYGLVERAARAGFDTLMFTVDTPVAGHRMRDKRNGFSIPPQLTASTVLNAIPRPWWWIDFLTTPKLEFASLSSTGGTVGDLLNSAMDPTISYEDLEMIRAMWPGKLVVKGVQNVPDAVKLIELGVDGIVLSNHGGRQLDRAPVPFHLLPKVVREVGRDATVMIDTGITNGADIVAAVALGAKFTLVGRAYLYGLMAGGRDGVDRMIEILRSEIERTMSLLGVSSLEELEPRHVTQLSRLIPMPEASVAVAESLAP encoded by the coding sequence ATGAACCGCCAGCTTCCCAAACCCGCCGAACTCTTTGAGCTAATGCAGTTCAAGAAGCCCGAGCTGAACGGCAAAAAGCGCCGGCTCGAGGCAGCGCTCACCGTCGATGACCTGCGGCGTATTGCCAAGCGGCGCACTCCGGCGGCAGCCTTCGATTACACCGACGGCGGCGCCGAGGGTGAGATTTCGATACAGCGTGCCCGCCAGGCCTTCGAGGACATCGAGTTCCACCCCGACATCCTCCGGCCCGCACAGCACGTCGACACCTCGACCACGGTGCTCGGCGGACTCTCCGCCTTGCCGTTCGGCATCGCTCCCACAGGATTCACCCGCCTCATGCAGACCGAAGGCGAAGTGGCTGGAGCCGGCGCCGCCGGAGCCGCGGGCATCCCGTTTACGCTCTCCACTCTTGGCACCACATCGATCGAGCAGGTCAAGGCCACAAACCCCGGCGGCCGCAACTGGTTCCAGCTCTATGTGATGCGGGAACGGGAGATCTCGTACGGTCTGGTGGAACGCGCCGCGCGGGCCGGATTCGACACCCTCATGTTCACGGTCGACACTCCCGTCGCCGGGCACCGGATGCGCGACAAGCGGAACGGCTTCTCCATCCCGCCGCAGCTCACGGCCAGTACCGTCCTGAACGCGATCCCGCGCCCCTGGTGGTGGATCGACTTCCTGACCACACCCAAGCTCGAATTCGCCTCGCTGTCCTCGACCGGCGGCACCGTGGGGGACCTGCTGAACTCCGCAATGGATCCGACGATCTCGTACGAAGACCTCGAGATGATCCGCGCGATGTGGCCGGGCAAGCTCGTCGTCAAGGGCGTGCAGAATGTGCCGGACGCGGTCAAGCTGATCGAGCTCGGCGTCGACGGCATTGTGCTCTCCAACCACGGCGGCCGCCAGCTCGACCGCGCCCCCGTGCCATTCCATCTGCTACCTAAAGTGGTGCGCGAGGTCGGCCGGGACGCGACCGTCATGATCGACACCGGCATCACAAACGGCGCGGACATCGTCGCCGCCGTGGCACTCGGCGCGAAATTCACATTGGTCGGCCGCGCCTACCTCTACGGCCTGATGGCCGGCGGCCGCGACGGCGTCGACCGTATGATCGAGATCCTTCGCAGTGAAATAGAACGCACGATGAGCTTGCTCGGTGTCTCCTCACTTGAAGAACTTGAACCACGCCACGTCACACAGCTAAGTCGGCTTATCCCAATGCCGGAAGCAAGTGTAGCCGTCGCTGAGAGCCTGGCGCCGTAG
- a CDS encoding PLP-dependent cysteine synthase family protein, whose product MTVPTPATPQVHAEEDVDRYDAGYRSWLAEALAKVQADANRSSDTHLLAVPLPEQWGVDLYLKDESTHPTGSLKHRLARSLFLHALCNGWIRPGKPVIEASSGSTAISEAYFARLIGVPFIAVMARSTSQQKVQLIEFYGGQCHSVENPNEVYEAAAALARQTGGHYMDQFTYAERATDWRGNNNIAESIFDQMSQERHPEPAWIVATAGTGGTSATLARYIRYTGRATGICVADPENSAFFPAWREQDASVTTATGSRIEGIGRQRVEASFIGSAIDRMMRVPDAAAMASIRLLAELLGRRTGASTGTGLWSAFRIISEMINTGQQGSVVSLICDPGDRYLDKYYSDEWLVENKIDVGPYYRRLETFMNTGTLS is encoded by the coding sequence ATGACCGTCCCCACCCCAGCCACCCCGCAGGTCCACGCCGAAGAGGATGTCGACCGGTACGACGCCGGCTACCGCAGTTGGCTGGCCGAGGCGCTGGCGAAGGTCCAGGCGGACGCCAACCGCTCTTCCGACACGCACTTGCTCGCCGTGCCGCTGCCGGAACAGTGGGGCGTGGACCTCTACCTGAAGGACGAGTCCACCCATCCCACCGGTTCGCTGAAGCACCGGCTGGCCCGTTCGCTTTTCCTGCACGCCTTGTGCAACGGCTGGATCCGGCCGGGCAAGCCGGTCATCGAAGCCTCGAGCGGCTCCACCGCCATCTCCGAGGCGTACTTCGCGCGCCTGATCGGGGTACCCTTCATCGCGGTCATGGCCCGGTCCACCAGCCAGCAGAAGGTCCAGCTGATCGAGTTCTACGGGGGCCAGTGCCACTCCGTGGAGAACCCGAACGAGGTGTACGAGGCCGCCGCAGCCCTGGCCCGGCAAACCGGCGGCCATTACATGGACCAGTTCACTTATGCCGAGCGGGCCACCGACTGGCGGGGCAACAACAACATCGCCGAATCGATTTTCGACCAGATGTCGCAGGAGCGGCACCCGGAGCCTGCCTGGATCGTCGCTACCGCCGGCACCGGCGGAACCTCGGCCACGCTCGCCCGCTACATCCGCTATACCGGGCGGGCCACGGGAATCTGCGTCGCAGATCCGGAAAACTCGGCGTTCTTCCCGGCCTGGCGGGAGCAGGATGCCAGCGTCACTACGGCCACCGGTTCCCGGATCGAGGGGATCGGCCGCCAACGCGTCGAAGCCAGCTTCATCGGATCCGCGATCGACCGGATGATGCGTGTGCCCGATGCCGCCGCAATGGCCTCGATCCGTCTGCTGGCAGAACTGCTGGGCCGGCGGACCGGCGCGTCGACCGGAACAGGCCTGTGGTCGGCGTTCCGGATCATTTCCGAAATGATCAACACCGGCCAGCAGGGCAGCGTTGTGTCGTTGATCTGCGATCCTGGGGACAGGTACCTCGACAAGTACTACTCCGACGAATGGCTGGTCGAAAACAAGATCGACGTCGGACCGTACTACCGCCGGTTGGAGACTTTCATGAATACGGGCACCCTTTCCTAA
- a CDS encoding APC family permease, with protein MKATTETGNVAGRGASAGPAATPGPDQPERLAKTLKPSWVWAIALGSAVGWGAFILPTDWIAAAGPVGAMSGFLIGGGLMVLIAVSYGFLIRSFPVSGGELAFALVGFGRTHAFFCGWFLTLGYTCIVALNASALALLFRKLLPGVVQQGYLYTIAGFDVYIVEVLISITALAVFAYLNIRGTALSGRVQFIACVIMLIAVGCILAAVLIHPSSLVSNAAPAFPEGVSPLTAILAIVAIAPWAYIGFDNVPQAAEEFDFPPSKAMKLIVLALLAAALLYAAMIAAVAVAEPWEALVSGQSAWGTADAVTGLLGGGGMLLLAIGITMGVTTGLNGFYVSASRILLAMGRAQMVPQVFAKLHPKHKTPYVGILFVGAFCLVTPWFGRAALEWVVNMSAVGVTVAYLYTCLCAFKLFRSSGSAPRPGDLEGTRSTTKKVLSMVGAVISVSFMALLLMPGSPAMLGPESMTALLIWIVVGVVFFLLRRKHNRTLTNEQVDLLVLGKPRPEGFAIKDKNAQRAQGDATSV; from the coding sequence ATGAAAGCAACAACTGAGACCGGCAACGTGGCCGGCCGCGGAGCTTCGGCCGGTCCGGCGGCAACCCCCGGCCCCGACCAGCCCGAGCGGCTGGCCAAAACCCTCAAGCCCAGCTGGGTCTGGGCCATCGCCCTCGGCTCGGCCGTTGGCTGGGGCGCGTTCATCCTGCCCACCGACTGGATCGCCGCGGCGGGACCGGTGGGCGCCATGAGCGGCTTCCTGATCGGCGGCGGGCTGATGGTGCTGATCGCCGTCAGCTACGGCTTCCTGATCCGCAGCTTCCCCGTCTCGGGCGGCGAGCTGGCGTTCGCGCTGGTTGGCTTCGGCCGGACCCACGCCTTTTTCTGCGGCTGGTTCCTGACCCTGGGCTACACCTGCATCGTGGCGCTGAACGCTTCGGCGCTGGCGCTGCTGTTCCGGAAACTGCTGCCGGGCGTGGTCCAGCAGGGCTACCTCTACACCATCGCCGGCTTCGACGTATACATCGTGGAAGTGCTTATCTCGATCACCGCGCTGGCGGTCTTCGCCTACCTGAATATCCGCGGTACGGCCCTGTCCGGCCGGGTCCAGTTCATCGCCTGTGTGATCATGCTGATCGCCGTCGGCTGCATCCTGGCCGCCGTGCTGATCCACCCCAGCAGCCTGGTCAGCAACGCCGCGCCCGCCTTCCCCGAGGGCGTCTCGCCGCTGACCGCGATCCTGGCCATCGTCGCCATTGCCCCCTGGGCCTACATCGGCTTCGACAACGTGCCGCAGGCCGCCGAGGAGTTCGACTTCCCGCCGAGCAAGGCCATGAAGTTGATTGTGCTGGCGCTGCTCGCCGCGGCCCTGCTGTACGCGGCCATGATTGCCGCCGTCGCTGTTGCCGAGCCGTGGGAAGCGCTCGTTTCGGGCCAGTCGGCCTGGGGTACGGCCGACGCGGTGACTGGTCTGCTGGGCGGCGGCGGCATGCTGCTGCTGGCCATCGGCATCACCATGGGCGTGACCACCGGCCTGAACGGTTTCTACGTCTCCGCCAGCCGCATCCTGCTGGCCATGGGCCGGGCCCAGATGGTCCCGCAGGTCTTCGCCAAGCTGCATCCGAAGCACAAGACGCCGTATGTGGGCATCCTGTTTGTCGGCGCCTTCTGCCTGGTGACCCCGTGGTTCGGCCGGGCCGCGCTGGAATGGGTGGTCAACATGTCCGCCGTCGGCGTCACCGTGGCCTACCTGTACACCTGCCTGTGCGCCTTCAAGCTCTTCCGCAGCTCCGGCTCGGCACCCCGTCCGGGGGACTTGGAAGGCACACGTTCGACGACGAAGAAGGTGCTCAGCATGGTCGGCGCCGTCATCTCGGTGTCCTTCATGGCGCTGCTGCTGATGCCCGGCTCGCCCGCCATGCTCGGTCCGGAGTCCATGACGGCTCTGCTGATCTGGATCGTGGTGGGGGTGGTCTTCTTCCTGCTGCGGCGCAAGCACAACAGGACGCTGACCAACGAGCAGGTGGATCTGCTGGTGCTGGGCAAGCCCCGGCCGGAAGGATTCGCCATCAAGGACAAGAACGCGCAGCGGGCCCAGGGCGACGCCACATCGGTCTAG
- a CDS encoding YeiH family protein: MVNTVTQTVKGGPAGKQSRLRRLAAWLRRDWPGLAACAVAVPAAFALHLLMPAVPVMTLAVIMGVLAANIPGISRLTIGPWRKGLDFAGKRLMRAGIVLLGLKLSVVDVLELGWATFAVIVAVVLLAFGGTYLLGKAFRLPGDQPLLIATGFSICGASAIGAMSAVRQSKQQDTVIPVALVTLCGTLAIAVLPLLMQPLGLGPLAFGQWVGASVHDVGQVVATAQTAGTAALAVAIVIKLTRVLTLAPMVAVTGIISHRGRKGQAGAEHLKLPPIVPAFILGFVALVAVRSLLPVPEGVLEAATIVQDVLLAAALFGLGSAVRMRELFSSRGSAVLMALCSWALIAGLAYGGILLLQL, from the coding sequence ATGGTGAACACCGTGACACAGACGGTAAAGGGCGGCCCGGCCGGGAAGCAATCGCGGCTGCGCAGGCTGGCGGCCTGGCTGCGGCGCGACTGGCCCGGCCTCGCTGCCTGCGCCGTTGCCGTACCGGCGGCGTTCGCCCTGCACCTGCTGATGCCGGCCGTGCCGGTGATGACCCTGGCCGTGATCATGGGCGTGCTGGCAGCCAACATCCCCGGGATCTCCCGCCTCACGATAGGTCCGTGGCGGAAAGGGCTGGATTTTGCCGGCAAGCGCCTGATGCGTGCCGGAATTGTCCTGCTGGGCCTGAAGCTCAGTGTGGTGGACGTGCTGGAACTGGGCTGGGCCACGTTCGCGGTGATTGTCGCCGTCGTGCTGCTGGCCTTCGGCGGTACGTACCTGCTGGGCAAGGCGTTCCGGCTGCCGGGCGACCAGCCGCTGCTGATCGCCACCGGCTTCTCCATCTGCGGCGCCTCCGCCATCGGCGCGATGAGCGCGGTGCGCCAGTCCAAACAGCAGGACACCGTCATCCCGGTGGCGCTGGTGACCCTGTGCGGCACGCTGGCCATCGCGGTGCTGCCGCTGCTCATGCAGCCGCTCGGCTTGGGCCCGCTGGCCTTCGGCCAGTGGGTGGGTGCTTCAGTGCACGACGTCGGCCAGGTGGTTGCCACCGCGCAGACCGCGGGAACCGCCGCGCTCGCCGTCGCCATCGTCATCAAGCTGACCCGCGTGCTGACACTGGCGCCCATGGTGGCCGTCACCGGGATCATCAGCCACCGCGGCCGGAAGGGACAGGCAGGCGCGGAGCACCTGAAGCTGCCGCCGATCGTGCCGGCCTTCATCCTCGGGTTCGTCGCGCTGGTGGCCGTGCGCTCCCTGCTGCCCGTGCCCGAGGGCGTGCTGGAGGCGGCGACCATTGTCCAGGACGTGCTGCTGGCCGCCGCGCTCTTCGGGCTGGGCTCGGCCGTGCGCATGCGCGAACTGTTCAGTTCCCGCGGCAGCGCCGTGCTGATGGCGCTGTGTTCCTGGGCGCTGATCGCAGGCCTGGCCTACGGCGGGATCCTGCTGCTGCAGTTGTAG